Proteins from one Thermococcus sp. M36 genomic window:
- a CDS encoding fibrillarin-like rRNA/tRNA 2'-O-methyltransferase, translating to MRIKKHKFPGVYVFIDEDGSEKIATKNLVPGQKVYGERLIKFEGEEYRVWNPRRSKLGAAILNGLKHFPIKPGSTVLYLGVASGTTASHVSDIVGWEGKVFGVEFSPRVLRELVPIVEERRNIVPILGDATKPEGYRALVPKVDVIFEDVAQPTQAKILIDNAKVYLKSGGYGMISVKSRSIDVTKEPEQVFKEVEKELATYFEVVERLSLEPYEKDHTLFVVRKK from the coding sequence ATGAGGATTAAGAAGCACAAGTTCCCGGGCGTTTACGTCTTCATCGATGAGGACGGGAGCGAGAAGATAGCCACCAAGAACCTCGTCCCCGGCCAGAAGGTCTACGGCGAGAGGCTGATCAAGTTTGAGGGCGAGGAGTACAGGGTCTGGAACCCGAGGCGCTCCAAGCTCGGCGCGGCCATACTGAACGGCCTCAAGCACTTCCCGATTAAGCCGGGCTCAACCGTGCTCTACCTCGGTGTGGCGAGCGGAACGACCGCTTCCCACGTCAGCGACATAGTCGGCTGGGAGGGCAAGGTCTTTGGAGTGGAGTTCTCTCCACGCGTCCTCAGGGAGCTCGTTCCAATAGTCGAGGAAAGAAGGAACATAGTCCCGATACTTGGCGATGCAACGAAGCCAGAGGGCTATCGCGCGCTGGTTCCCAAGGTGGACGTCATCTTCGAGGACGTCGCCCAGCCAACACAGGCGAAGATACTCATCGACAACGCCAAGGTTTACCTCAAGAGCGGCGGCTACGGAATGATATCCGTCAAGAGCAGGAGCATTGACGTCACCAAGGAGCCGGAGCAGGTCTTCAAGGAGGTCGAGAAGGAGCTTGCGACCTACTTCGAGGTCGTCGAGAGGCTTTCGCTTGAGCCCTACGAGAAGGACCACACGCTCTTCGTGGTTAGAAAGAAGTGA